In one Maniola hyperantus chromosome 6, iAphHyp1.2, whole genome shotgun sequence genomic region, the following are encoded:
- the LOC117983330 gene encoding uncharacterized protein isoform X2 — protein sequence MVDWDLVLISIIADEEEGAQANNRDRRRFWVDNLWKERESKGEFNNLFNDLKYDVQKFYDYHRMDYEKFQALLNICRPYIEKQRTNFRNPIEADQRLSLCLRFLITGSSFKSLGYSYRMGFSTVRSIVHETCRVIWNVLRPSVMPKPTREKWTRIAMEFDEKWNFPNCIGAIDDVGSYGRNSDGGIMQNSIFGKKLTSNALDIPPKKRLPRTDLELPYVFVADEAFPLTTNIMRPFSGDRLTDEAMKIYNYRLSRARRIVENAFGILQERFELCQKGIQVQPKYVDNIILACTCLHNFIIGGTSTESQNIASVSINLENDNNMNNALDGMTVREMFKDYFRSDEGSIPWQNDIVNRH from the exons ATGGTAGATTGGGATTTGGTGTTGATATCGATTATTGCAGATGAAGAAGAAGGTGCACAGGCTAATAATAGGGATAGAAGAAGATTTTGGGTTGATAATTTATGGAAAGAAAGGGAATCAAAGGGTGaattcaataatttatttaatgattTAAAATACGACGTGCAAAAATTTTATGACTATCATAGAATGGATTATGAGAAATTTCAAGCACTGTTGAATATATGTCGACCATATATCGAAAAACAGAGGACCAATTTTCGCAACCCCATTGAAGCCGATCAGAGATTATCCTTGTGTTTGAG ATTTTTGATCACGGGAAGTAGCTTCAAGTCTCTAGGTTACAGCTATCGCATGGGGTTTAGTACAGTGCGCTCTATCGTACATGAAACTTGCCGAGTCATTTGGAATGTCCTAAGACCTAGTGTTATGCCAAAACCAACAAGGGAAAAATGGACGCGAATCGCGATGGAATTTGATGAAAAATGGAATTTCCCGAACTGCATCGGTGCAATAGATG ATGTAGGATCATATGGACGAAATAGTGATGGAGGTATAATGCAAAACTCaatatttggaaaaaaattgacTTCTAATGCCCTCGATATTCCCCCAAAAAAACGTTTACCGAGGACTGATCTTGAGTTGCCGTATGTTTTTGTAGCAGACGAGGCTTTTCCGTTAACCACAAACATTATGAGACCATTTAGTGGCGATCGATTGACAGATGAAGCAatgaaaatatacaattatcGTTTGAGTAGAGCCAGGCGTATCGTCGAAAATGCATTTGGTATACTTCAAGAACGTTTCGAATTATGTCAAAAAGGAATTCAGGTTCAACCAAAATATGTTGATAATATCATTTTAGCATGTACTTGCTTACACAATTTCATCATAGGTGGTACAAGCACAGAAAGCCAAAATATAGCAAGTGTAAGCATTAATTTAGAAAACGATAATAATATGAACAATGCATTAGATGGTATGACAGTACGGGAGATGTTTAAAGATTACTTTAGGTCTGATGAGGGCTCTATTCCATGGCAAAACGATATTGTAAATAGACATTAA
- the LOC117983330 gene encoding uncharacterized protein isoform X1: MVDWDLVLISIIADEEEGAQANNRDRRRFWVDNLWKERESKGEFNNLFNDLKYDVQKFYDYHRMDYEKFQALLNICRPYIEKQRTNFRNPIEADQRLSLCLRFLITGSSFKSLGYSYRMGFSTVRSIVHETCRVIWNVLRPSVMPKPTREKWTRIAMEFDEKWNFPNCIGAIDGKHFRIKAPRNSGSLYINYKKFFSIVLLAVVDANYKFVIADVGSYGRNSDGGIMQNSIFGKKLTSNALDIPPKKRLPRTDLELPYVFVADEAFPLTTNIMRPFSGDRLTDEAMKIYNYRLSRARRIVENAFGILQERFELCQKGIQVQPKYVDNIILACTCLHNFIIGGTSTESQNIASVSINLENDNNMNNALDGMTVREMFKDYFRSDEGSIPWQNDIVNRH, translated from the exons ATGGTAGATTGGGATTTGGTGTTGATATCGATTATTGCAGATGAAGAAGAAGGTGCACAGGCTAATAATAGGGATAGAAGAAGATTTTGGGTTGATAATTTATGGAAAGAAAGGGAATCAAAGGGTGaattcaataatttatttaatgattTAAAATACGACGTGCAAAAATTTTATGACTATCATAGAATGGATTATGAGAAATTTCAAGCACTGTTGAATATATGTCGACCATATATCGAAAAACAGAGGACCAATTTTCGCAACCCCATTGAAGCCGATCAGAGATTATCCTTGTGTTTGAG ATTTTTGATCACGGGAAGTAGCTTCAAGTCTCTAGGTTACAGCTATCGCATGGGGTTTAGTACAGTGCGCTCTATCGTACATGAAACTTGCCGAGTCATTTGGAATGTCCTAAGACCTAGTGTTATGCCAAAACCAACAAGGGAAAAATGGACGCGAATCGCGATGGAATTTGATGAAAAATGGAATTTCCCGAACTGCATCGGTGCAATAGATGGTAAACATTTCAGGATAAAAGCACCTCGCAATAGTGGAAGTCTCTACATAAACTATAAAAAGTTTTTCAGTATCGTACTACTAGCGGTTGTGGATGCAAATTATAAATTTGTGATTGCAGATGTAGGATCATATGGACGAAATAGTGATGGAGGTATAATGCAAAACTCaatatttggaaaaaaattgacTTCTAATGCCCTCGATATTCCCCCAAAAAAACGTTTACCGAGGACTGATCTTGAGTTGCCGTATGTTTTTGTAGCAGACGAGGCTTTTCCGTTAACCACAAACATTATGAGACCATTTAGTGGCGATCGATTGACAGATGAAGCAatgaaaatatacaattatcGTTTGAGTAGAGCCAGGCGTATCGTCGAAAATGCATTTGGTATACTTCAAGAACGTTTCGAATTATGTCAAAAAGGAATTCAGGTTCAACCAAAATATGTTGATAATATCATTTTAGCATGTACTTGCTTACACAATTTCATCATAGGTGGTACAAGCACAGAAAGCCAAAATATAGCAAGTGTAAGCATTAATTTAGAAAACGATAATAATATGAACAATGCATTAGATGGTATGACAGTACGGGAGATGTTTAAAGATTACTTTAGGTCTGATGAGGGCTCTATTCCATGGCAAAACGATATTGTAAATAGACATTAA